One part of the Cellvibrionales bacterium genome encodes these proteins:
- the rnhA gene encoding ribonuclease HI codes for MFVSEAIKRVEIFTDGACRGNPGPGGWGAVLRYGENEKEIFGAEPLTTNNRMELMAAIMALETLKDTCLVDLTTDSQYVRQGVTSWMDNWKKNGWRTSDRKPVKNQDLWQRLDAASSRHKVSWHWVKGHSGHRENERCDALANIAIDEM; via the coding sequence ATGTTTGTGAGTGAAGCAATAAAGCGAGTTGAGATTTTTACCGATGGCGCATGTCGTGGTAATCCTGGTCCTGGAGGCTGGGGAGCTGTGCTGCGTTATGGTGAAAATGAAAAAGAAATTTTTGGTGCGGAGCCACTTACAACGAATAATCGCATGGAGTTGATGGCCGCCATTATGGCTTTGGAGACACTAAAAGATACTTGCCTCGTGGATCTGACAACTGATTCGCAATATGTGCGGCAAGGTGTAACCAGTTGGATGGATAATTGGAAAAAAAATGGCTGGCGTACTAGTGACAGAAAACCAGTAAAAAATCAGGATCTCTGGCAGCGTTTAGATGCGGCCTCCAGTCGACACAAAGTTAGCTGGCACTGGGTGAAGGGGCATAGCGGTCATCGAGAAAATGAACGCTGCGATGCACTGGCAAATATAGCTATTGATGAGATGTAA
- a CDS encoding methyltransferase domain-containing protein gives MPDFQQSKCVALQQWYADYVGQNIWQAEQRLLDQFLPSLFGYHLMSLGVCPSLPLAASSPIHHCFALSDTISGYADAAAHCHFHELPIENESIDVAILHHCLDYSAFPHQLLRETARVLMPYGSVLIFGFQRWSALGVQHTVQHLLDRKNAMADHRFIGRHRMHDWLQLLDFEIVESVHTAYVPPQWGSALQRRLQWLEGLGSKTQLPMGSVYFILARKTVGSVRPLLVEKEKKTLNPLGALTPKPVVPVVRPRNDC, from the coding sequence ATGCCTGATTTTCAGCAGTCGAAATGCGTAGCCTTGCAGCAGTGGTATGCCGATTATGTTGGGCAGAATATTTGGCAGGCTGAACAACGACTACTTGATCAGTTTTTACCCAGCTTATTTGGCTATCACTTGATGTCCTTGGGGGTGTGTCCATCACTGCCTTTGGCTGCGAGCAGTCCCATTCATCACTGTTTTGCTTTAAGCGATACCATTTCTGGGTATGCGGATGCTGCAGCGCATTGCCACTTCCATGAACTGCCCATTGAAAATGAAAGTATTGATGTTGCAATTCTTCATCACTGTTTAGACTACAGCGCGTTTCCGCATCAATTATTGCGTGAGACGGCGCGTGTACTCATGCCGTATGGCAGTGTATTGATCTTTGGTTTTCAACGCTGGAGCGCGTTAGGCGTGCAGCACACGGTTCAGCATCTGTTGGATAGAAAAAACGCGATGGCTGATCATCGGTTTATTGGTCGCCACAGAATGCACGATTGGTTGCAGTTGTTAGACTTTGAAATTGTAGAGTCTGTGCATACAGCCTATGTGCCGCCGCAGTGGGGGAGCGCTTTGCAGCGACGCTTGCAGTGGTTGGAAGGTCTAGGCAGTAAAACTCAGCTGCCTATGGGGAGTGTGTACTTTATTTTGGCGCGCAAAACGGTAGGCAGTGTTAGACCGTTGTTGGTAGAAAAAGAGAAAAAAACTTTGAATCCTTTGGGTGCATTGACACCAAAGCCGGTTGTGCCTGTGGTTCGCCCACGCAATGATTGTTGA
- a CDS encoding DedA family protein, producing the protein MNPLDFILHINDHLAVMIETYGVWVYAILFLIVFAETGLVVTPFLPGDSLLFAVGALAASTGKLDPVLCGVIVIAAAFCGDNVNYWIGRTLGPRVFRFEDSIFFNRKHLERTEQFYNKYGTRAVIIARFVPIVRTFAPFVAGIGKMPYPRYIMFSCIGSLLWAPICIGAGVFFGDMEIVKKNFELVILGVIAVSLIPIAVEVVKAKLGKSQ; encoded by the coding sequence ATGAATCCTCTTGATTTTATTCTGCATATCAACGATCACTTGGCCGTTATGATCGAAACCTATGGTGTGTGGGTATACGCCATTTTGTTTTTAATTGTGTTTGCAGAAACTGGTTTGGTGGTTACGCCGTTTTTGCCTGGGGACTCCTTATTATTCGCAGTGGGTGCATTGGCGGCATCCACAGGAAAACTGGATCCTGTATTGTGCGGTGTAATTGTTATTGCTGCCGCTTTTTGTGGTGACAATGTAAATTATTGGATAGGCAGAACGCTGGGACCGCGTGTATTTCGTTTTGAAGATTCTATTTTCTTCAATCGCAAGCACTTAGAGCGCACCGAGCAGTTTTACAATAAGTACGGTACGCGTGCTGTGATTATCGCGCGTTTTGTGCCTATCGTTCGCACCTTTGCGCCTTTTGTGGCTGGTATCGGCAAAATGCCTTACCCGCGCTACATCATGTTCAGTTGCATCGGCTCATTGTTGTGGGCGCCTATTTGTATTGGTGCTGGTGTGTTCTTTGGTGATATGGAAATTGTCAAAAAGAATTTTGAGCTGGTGATTTTGGGTGTGATTGCTGTATCACTGATTCCTATTGCCGTTGAAGTGGTAAAAGCAAAATTGGGAAAGTCACAGTAA
- a CDS encoding exo-beta-1,3-glucanase, whose product MADSVSSAKKSFLLLLCVGLAALAWWAVIHPRSIASEWREPLKSASFAPFSDGQSPLKEVFPTRSQVEADLVRLQGVFSGVRTYTSQDGMEAVPELAAKYGFALTHSAWLGREKIDNDKEVAALIETANRYPQAVKRVIVGNEVLLRRDLKPDELIAYIDQVRAAVQQPVSYADVWAFWLKNPQVADHVDYITIHVLPYWEDEPVSLHDAQQHMLAIIEKIKQRFPGKPILVGETGWPTEGRSRGPAHADLLTAAEFVRALPKLAAEHDFDYNIVEAYDQSWKAQLEGTVGARWGLFDSARVEKFPLTGPVVPLDDAMARAVTSVVLGVLISLLLLPYLRTAQQVIFLSVWSQLFSAAIVWAVYKSLRLSVAPASITWLAQRALFFMADQQWLSDASVAYWYKLLLQTLAEPFAKLWGGVLAVFSVLFALGGVQWLVALLKHKQSSAAVHWVRRGFALYAVGAMAFALMFSTSGRYMDIPVALYGLPIILAGGLWLSRRCMPEIPLRASAVYAWNIRAKLLLPLAALACVWGEVSAMLHGEDFVTMHPLLNEQIPLIANSLLANHQLLLWCLLCVLLALPFRRAEQLA is encoded by the coding sequence ATGGCTGATAGTGTTTCTTCTGCAAAAAAATCATTTTTGCTATTGCTGTGCGTAGGGTTGGCGGCGCTGGCTTGGTGGGCGGTGATCCATCCGAGGTCGATAGCAAGTGAGTGGCGCGAACCTTTAAAGAGCGCTTCGTTTGCACCGTTCTCCGATGGTCAGTCCCCACTTAAAGAAGTATTTCCGACGCGGTCGCAAGTTGAAGCAGATTTGGTGCGGCTGCAAGGTGTATTTAGTGGCGTGCGCACCTATACATCACAAGACGGTATGGAGGCCGTGCCTGAATTGGCGGCCAAGTATGGTTTTGCATTGACACACAGTGCATGGTTGGGGCGAGAAAAAATTGATAACGACAAAGAAGTGGCGGCGTTGATTGAAACAGCCAATCGCTATCCACAAGCGGTGAAACGCGTCATTGTCGGCAATGAAGTGCTGCTGCGCCGTGATCTCAAACCCGATGAATTGATTGCCTATATTGATCAAGTGCGCGCAGCTGTTCAGCAGCCTGTTTCTTACGCTGATGTGTGGGCATTTTGGTTAAAAAATCCACAAGTGGCTGATCATGTGGATTACATCACGATACATGTTTTGCCGTATTGGGAAGATGAGCCAGTTTCACTGCATGATGCGCAGCAACATATGCTGGCCATCATCGAAAAAATTAAACAACGCTTTCCTGGTAAACCCATACTGGTAGGTGAAACCGGTTGGCCAACAGAAGGGCGCAGCCGCGGACCGGCGCATGCCGATTTATTGACGGCGGCAGAGTTTGTGCGCGCGTTGCCAAAACTCGCTGCAGAACATGATTTTGATTACAACATCGTAGAAGCCTATGACCAATCATGGAAGGCGCAACTAGAAGGAACAGTCGGTGCGCGTTGGGGTTTGTTTGATAGTGCGCGCGTAGAAAAATTTCCGCTGACTGGTCCAGTGGTGCCATTGGATGATGCGATGGCGCGTGCAGTTACCTCTGTTGTATTAGGCGTTCTCATCAGCCTGTTATTGCTGCCTTATTTGCGCACTGCGCAGCAAGTGATTTTTCTGAGTGTATGGAGTCAATTATTTTCTGCGGCCATTGTTTGGGCTGTATATAAGAGTTTGCGTTTATCTGTTGCGCCCGCATCTATTACTTGGTTGGCGCAACGCGCTTTGTTTTTTATGGCAGATCAACAATGGTTGTCAGATGCCAGCGTCGCCTATTGGTACAAGTTACTGTTGCAAACACTGGCTGAACCATTTGCAAAATTATGGGGCGGTGTTTTAGCAGTATTTTCTGTGTTGTTTGCGTTGGGCGGTGTGCAATGGTTGGTTGCGCTGCTAAAACACAAACAATCCTCTGCTGCGGTGCATTGGGTGCGTCGTGGTTTTGCGCTGTATGCTGTCGGCGCTATGGCGTTTGCACTGATGTTCTCAACTTCTGGTCGCTACATGGATATCCCTGTAGCACTCTACGGCTTGCCGATTATTTTGGCGGGGGGCTTGTGGTTGTCTCGCCGTTGCATGCCTGAAATTCCATTGCGTGCCAGCGCGGTATACGCATGGAATATTCGCGCTAAATTACTGCTGCCGTTGGCGGCATTGGCCTGTGTATGGGGTGAAGTGTCAGCTATGTTACATGGCGAAGATTTTGTGACGATGCATCCTTTGTTAAATGAACAGATACCATTAATTGCTAATTCTTTATTAGCCAATCATCAATTGCTGTTGTGGTGTTTGCTGTGTGTGTTGCTGGCGCTGCCGTTCCGTCGCGCAGAGCAGTTGGCTTGA
- a CDS encoding glutaredoxin family protein produces MPRSLILYGTLGCHLCELAEQLLLPYVAAGWQVELVDIAEDDALLAQFSLLIPVLEDVAATRHLAWPFDAHSLKNFLAGEVG; encoded by the coding sequence ATTCCGCGTTCATTGATCCTTTACGGAACCTTGGGCTGCCACCTGTGTGAGCTGGCAGAGCAGTTGTTGTTGCCGTATGTGGCGGCTGGCTGGCAGGTAGAGCTGGTAGATATTGCGGAGGATGACGCACTGCTGGCGCAATTTTCTTTGCTGATTCCTGTGTTGGAAGATGTGGCTGCCACTCGCCATTTAGCTTGGCCTTTTGATGCCCATTCGCTGAAAAATTTTCTTGCAGGGGAAGTGGGCTGA
- a CDS encoding serine/threonine-protein phosphatase has protein sequence MAVWNDFALTHTGNVRTNNEDAVACHPELGLWVVADGMGGHAAGEVASAIAINTIAQQVRQGQDLTDAIQHAHQTILSSSNRGRNARGMGTTVVALHSTGTRYRIAWVGDSRAYLWTKTGEHSGSLEQLTTDHSYVQMLVKAGTISQQEAATHREKNVITQCLGSLEAEHIDVDIIEREWQPQQCVLLCSDGLTDELSNEQISSILAAHKDPENAARALLEATLAQVSRDNITLVLIGQQETTSSSLFNKVRLWFAHKP, from the coding sequence ATGGCGGTCTGGAATGATTTTGCACTGACCCATACCGGCAATGTGCGCACCAACAATGAAGATGCCGTTGCCTGCCACCCTGAACTGGGATTATGGGTTGTGGCCGATGGCATGGGCGGCCACGCAGCGGGCGAAGTAGCCAGTGCCATTGCTATCAACACCATCGCGCAACAAGTTCGCCAAGGTCAGGATCTGACAGATGCTATCCAACACGCACACCAGACTATTTTAAGCAGCAGCAACCGAGGTCGTAACGCGAGAGGCATGGGCACCACCGTGGTCGCCTTGCATAGCACTGGCACACGCTACCGCATTGCATGGGTGGGTGATAGCCGCGCTTATCTGTGGACCAAGACCGGCGAGCACAGCGGTTCGCTGGAACAACTGACCACCGACCATTCTTATGTGCAAATGCTGGTAAAAGCAGGCACCATTTCACAGCAAGAAGCCGCCACTCACCGCGAAAAAAATGTCATCACGCAATGCCTAGGTTCTTTAGAAGCCGAGCATATTGATGTCGATATCATTGAGCGCGAATGGCAGCCTCAACAATGTGTACTACTGTGCAGTGATGGACTCACTGACGAACTCAGCAACGAACAAATCAGTAGCATCCTCGCCGCGCACAAAGACCCTGAAAACGCAGCGCGTGCGCTCTTAGAGGCAACGCTGGCACAAGTGAGTAGAGACAACATCACGCTTGTTTTAATCGGACAGCAGGAAACAACAAGCAGTAGCCTCTTCAATAAGGTGCGTCTGTGGTTCGCTCACAAACCTTGA
- the ettA gene encoding energy-dependent translational throttle protein EttA, whose translation MAQYVFTMNRLGKVVPPKREILKDISLSFFPGAKIGVLGLNGSGKSTLLKIMAGIDTDFIGEARPMANLKIGYLSQEPQLDPTKDVRGNVEDGLAEPINALKELDAVYAAYAEENADFDALAKRQAELEDIIQAWDAHSIEHKLEVAADALRLPPWDADVTKLSGGERRRVALCRLLMSRPDMLLLDEPTNHLDAESVAWLEHFLVEFPGTVVAITHDRYFLDNAAGWILELDRGHGIPYEGNYTSWLEQKEARLKQEERSEAARQKTIERELEWVRQNPKGRHAKNKARLARFDELNSQEYQARNETNEIYIPPGPRLGDKVLEVNHVTKSFGDRVLLDDISFTVPKGAIVGIIGPNGAGKSTLFRMITDQEQPDQGSIVLGDTVKPAYVEQSREKLDANKTVWEVVSDGLDIIKIGNYEVPSRAYLGRFNFKGSDQQKRVGELSGGERGRLQLACTLKEGGNFLLLDEPSNDLDVETLRALEEALQNFPGCAMVISHDRWFLDRVCTHILAFEGESKAVFFEGTYTEYEADHKARCGDQQPTRMKYKRLRE comes from the coding sequence ATGGCTCAATATGTTTTCACCATGAACCGCCTAGGCAAAGTTGTACCACCGAAGCGCGAAATTTTGAAAGATATCTCTCTATCATTTTTCCCTGGCGCCAAAATTGGCGTGTTGGGCTTGAACGGCTCCGGCAAATCGACTTTGTTAAAAATTATGGCAGGCATTGATACCGATTTTATCGGCGAAGCGCGCCCGATGGCAAATTTAAAAATTGGCTATCTCTCACAAGAACCACAACTCGATCCCACTAAAGATGTGCGCGGCAATGTGGAAGACGGTTTGGCGGAGCCAATCAACGCTCTGAAAGAATTGGATGCGGTTTACGCCGCTTATGCCGAAGAAAATGCTGACTTTGATGCACTGGCAAAACGCCAAGCTGAATTGGAAGACATTATTCAAGCTTGGGATGCACACAGCATCGAACATAAATTAGAAGTGGCGGCTGACGCACTGCGCTTGCCACCGTGGGATGCCGATGTCACCAAACTGTCTGGCGGTGAACGCCGCCGCGTAGCGCTGTGTCGTTTGTTGATGTCGCGCCCCGACATGTTGTTGCTCGACGAACCCACCAACCACTTGGATGCGGAATCCGTTGCGTGGCTGGAACATTTTCTGGTGGAGTTTCCGGGAACGGTGGTGGCGATTACGCACGACCGCTACTTCCTCGACAACGCTGCTGGCTGGATTTTGGAATTGGATCGCGGTCACGGCATTCCCTATGAAGGCAATTACACTTCATGGTTGGAACAAAAAGAAGCACGCCTGAAACAAGAAGAGCGCAGCGAAGCGGCACGACAAAAAACCATCGAGCGCGAATTGGAATGGGTGCGACAAAATCCAAAAGGTCGCCATGCGAAAAACAAAGCGCGTCTGGCGCGGTTTGATGAATTGAATTCACAAGAATATCAAGCGCGCAACGAAACCAACGAAATTTACATCCCACCGGGTCCGCGCCTCGGCGATAAAGTGTTGGAAGTGAATCATGTCACCAAGTCTTTTGGCGATCGCGTACTGTTAGATGACATTAGCTTCACCGTGCCCAAAGGTGCCATCGTCGGCATCATCGGCCCCAACGGCGCGGGCAAATCCACGCTGTTCCGCATGATTACCGACCAAGAACAACCGGATCAAGGCAGTATCGTGCTGGGTGATACCGTCAAACCCGCCTATGTTGAACAATCGCGTGAAAAATTGGATGCCAACAAAACCGTGTGGGAAGTGGTGTCCGACGGTTTAGATATCATCAAAATCGGTAACTATGAAGTGCCATCGCGCGCCTACCTCGGCCGCTTTAATTTCAAAGGTTCTGATCAACAAAAACGCGTGGGCGAACTATCTGGCGGTGAACGCGGCCGCTTGCAATTGGCTTGCACGCTGAAAGAAGGTGGCAACTTTTTATTGCTTGACGAACCCTCCAACGATCTTGATGTGGAAACACTGCGCGCACTGGAAGAAGCCCTGCAAAACTTCCCAGGCTGTGCGATGGTGATTTCACACGACCGCTGGTTTCTTGATCGCGTTTGTACCCACATCCTCGCCTTTGAAGGCGAAAGCAAAGCCGTATTTTTTGAAGGCACCTATACCGAATACGAAGCAGATCACAAAGCACGCTGCGGCGATCAACAACCTACGCGCATGAAGTACAAGCGGTTGCGGGAATAG